In Deltaproteobacteria bacterium, a single genomic region encodes these proteins:
- a CDS encoding DUF1501 domain-containing protein produces MRRRTFLKALLGVAAMAPGFRLPLVHAQDGYSGKLFVFVQADGGWDVTSFCDPKMNTPGEPIINHWAEHDETRQVGNLSYAPFAKNQEFFEKYHRMMLVINGVDAQTNAHTVGIVHNWSGRNSEGYPTLGALAAAHFAPALPVGYLSFGGFSNTSGLTRFTRLDDPRLLREIAEPRADMGRFISDADWEAMGRHRANTVARLASAPGLLPGDEAHLEFYRTAFATEGLKAYADAIPPEDQLEDQEEWEDFRSTLRRQAQLTVLAFKTGVAVCADLWLGGFDTHTNHDPPHEWLLGNLTGGVDYLWDYAEEHGVADRMVVVIGSDFGRTQHYNSVNGKDHWPIGSYVVMEKNQSWTGQAVGETDELHFTQKMDPATLRRDDTNGTIIYPKHVHKALREHLGVAQTAGALRFPFNNTEDFPFFS; encoded by the coding sequence CGCTGGTGCACGCCCAGGACGGCTACAGCGGCAAGCTGTTCGTGTTCGTCCAGGCGGACGGCGGCTGGGACGTGACGAGCTTCTGCGACCCCAAGATGAACACCCCGGGCGAGCCGATCATCAACCACTGGGCGGAACACGATGAGACCCGCCAGGTAGGCAATCTGAGTTATGCGCCCTTTGCCAAGAACCAGGAGTTTTTCGAGAAGTACCACCGGATGATGCTGGTCATTAATGGCGTGGATGCGCAGACGAACGCGCACACGGTGGGTATCGTGCACAACTGGAGCGGGCGGAACTCGGAGGGATATCCGACGCTGGGGGCGTTGGCGGCGGCGCATTTTGCTCCGGCGCTGCCGGTGGGGTACCTGAGCTTCGGGGGGTTCTCGAACACGTCGGGCCTGACGCGGTTCACGCGGCTGGACGATCCTCGGCTATTGCGGGAGATCGCGGAGCCACGGGCGGACATGGGACGTTTCATCAGCGACGCGGACTGGGAGGCGATGGGGCGGCACCGGGCGAATACGGTGGCGCGGTTGGCATCCGCCCCGGGTCTGTTGCCCGGGGACGAGGCTCACCTGGAGTTCTACCGTACGGCGTTCGCCACGGAGGGTCTGAAGGCATATGCGGATGCGATTCCGCCGGAAGACCAACTCGAGGATCAGGAAGAGTGGGAGGACTTCCGGAGTACCCTGCGTCGTCAGGCGCAGTTGACGGTGCTGGCATTCAAGACGGGGGTGGCGGTGTGCGCGGACCTGTGGCTGGGAGGGTTCGACACGCACACGAACCACGACCCTCCGCACGAGTGGCTGTTGGGGAACCTGACGGGCGGTGTGGACTACCTGTGGGACTACGCGGAGGAGCACGGGGTGGCGGACCGGATGGTGGTGGTGATCGGGTCGGACTTTGGGAGGACGCAGCACTACAACTCTGTGAACGGGAAGGACCACTGGCCGATCGGGAGCTACGTGGTGATGGAGAAGAACCAGAGTTGGACGGGGCAGGCGGTAGGGGAGACGGACGAGTTGCATTTTACGCAGAAGATGGATCCCGCGACGCTACGGCGGGATGACACGAACGGGACGATCATCTATCCGAAGCACGTACACAAGGCGTTGCGGGAGCATCTGGGGGTAGCGCAGACGGCGGGAGCGTTGCGGTTTCCTTTCAACAACACCGAAGACTTCCCCTTCTTCAGCTAG